The Bacteroidia bacterium genomic interval TTTCAAAATGTGCCCGAAGCGACCAAATGAAACGTAGCAAAAAGAAACTGTATTTATCCATACTTCCACTCACATCCAATAGGATGATGAGCCGCTGTTTCTTGGGAACCTGCTTCCGCCTATGCAATTCTATCGGATCTCCACCATGCGAGAGGCTGTTACGAATCGTTTGCCTCAGGTCAACCCTGCCTTGCTTGGTAGAGTTTTTCATCTTGCGTTTGATCCGTTTACTCATTTGCTGAAAAAGTTTCAAAGCCAATTCTTCCAACATCTGGCTATCTATAGCATTGAGTTTGGAGAAATCGGTCTTACGGATACGCTCCGTTTCATTAGCTCCGGAAACATTGCGAGCTTCTTCTCCCTCTTCATTGGGCTCCGTTTTTCCGCTACCCATCATGACCAAAGAAGCCGGGGCTTTCTTTTGGATATTAGATTGGTTTTGATAGGTAGTTGTGCCAGAAAGCTGTCCCCTTTCATTTCCCCAAAACTGCTCATACAGCTGATCAAAAAGCTCTCCCTCATCCGGTTCACAGCAAAACAAAGATTTCAAGCCATAGCGAAATTGGGTCTTGTCTTCTAAAAGTCCCGAATCAGCCGCCAATACAGCTTCTTTGGACTCCTGTATGCCTACATTGAGTCCATTAAATCTCGCAAATCGCACGAAAGAAATGATCCCTTCGCTGATCGAGCCATGATTAGATATGTGAGGGTAAGTGGGGATGGGGACAATTGTTAGAGTGTTAGAGTGTTAGAGTGTTAGAGTGTTAGAGTGTTTGGGTCGCTAATACCCTAACACACTAAAACTCTACAACTGCATTTAAGCTTCTATTTCCGTCAACAACTGCTGAATACCCGTACTTTTGACCCGCTGAATATCATCCACTGATTTCAACAGACAGCCCAGGCTTTTCTCAATACCTGCTTCATCCAAATCTGCAAACCCCAAAGCCAGTAGTCCTCTGGCCCAGTCCAGGCTTTCTGCAATTCCCGGAGCTTTATCCAGTTTTTGGGTACGGAGATATTGTACCAATTTCACCATACGGTTCACCAGGGAAACTTCCATATTTGGCAGATGCTTCTGGATGATTTCCATTTCCTTTTCGAGGCTGGGGAAGTTCACCCAATGGTAAAGGCAGCGCCTTTTGAGGGCATCTCCCAATTCTCGGGTACGATTAGACGTAAGAATCACCCAGGGTCGATGGCTAGCCTGAACGGTTCCCATTTCCGGGATACTGATCTGGAAAGCAGAAAGGAGTTCCAGCAG includes:
- a CDS encoding VWA domain-containing protein, whose translation is MRFARFNGLNVGIQESKEAVLAADSGLLEDKTQFRYGLKSLFCCEPDEGELFDQLYEQFWGNERGQLSGTTTYQNQSNIQKKAPASLVMMGSGKTEPNEEGEEARNVSGANETERIRKTDFSKLNAIDSQMLEELALKLFQQMSKRIKRKMKNSTKQGRVDLRQTIRNSLSHGGDPIELHRRKQVPKKQRLIILLDVSGSMDKYSFFLLRFIWSLRAHFETVEAFIFSTSLIRITDYLDAKDLEWTLTVLSMKANNWSSGTQIGDCFRTFNEQYAKQVLAGRSTTIILSDGLDTGEPEDLATELNKIKRRTRKLIWLNPLKGMQGYEPIQRGMAAALPELDVFQSAHNLNSLLELERYLEEV
- a CDS encoding MoxR family ATPase; this encodes MFNNIHALIDSFEQQKYIADEELGTILFLMLQLGKPVLLEGNPGVGKTEVANVLSKVLDTELIRLQCYEGLDVHSTIYEWNYQKQLLSIKIQEQSEKSDEEKEEHIFGSEFLLKRPLLKAITASEKPPVLLIDEIDRADEEFEAFLLELLSAFQISIPEMGTVQASHRPWVILTSNRTRELGDALKRRCLYHWVNFPSLEKEMEIIQKHLPNMEVSLVNRMVKLVQYLRTQKLDKAPGIAESLDWARGLLALGFADLDEAGIEKSLGCLLKSVDDIQRVKSTGIQQLLTEIEA